The following proteins come from a genomic window of Natrinema saccharevitans:
- the idsA3 gene encoding geranylfarnesyl diphosphate synthase, translating to MTSPEAREEAVLEAVRKRRELVNDAIPEELPIQRPERLYEASRYLLDAGGKRLRPTVLLTTAEALTDVDPLSADYRSFDPVDGNGPVDMMAAAVSVEVIQSFTLIHDDIMDDDDLRRGVPAVHKEYDLETAILAGDTLYSKAFEIMLETGAKSDRVVDALDVLATTCTDICEGQSLDVTFEERTDVSPDEYLEMVEQKTAVLYAASACLPAILLGADDETIEELYGYGLDIGRAFQIRDDVLDLTVPSDQLGKQRGSDLVENKQTLITVHAREQGVDVENLVDTDDVEAVTEAEIDDAVSELEASGSIAYADETATDLVERGKRRLEVLPDNESRELLCELADYLIERGY from the coding sequence ATGACGAGTCCCGAGGCACGCGAGGAGGCGGTGCTCGAGGCGGTCCGGAAGCGCCGCGAGCTGGTCAACGACGCGATCCCTGAGGAGCTACCGATCCAGCGACCCGAACGGCTCTACGAGGCCTCCCGCTACCTGCTCGATGCGGGCGGCAAGCGGCTCCGGCCGACGGTGTTGCTGACGACCGCGGAGGCGCTGACCGACGTCGATCCGCTGTCGGCGGACTACCGCTCGTTCGACCCGGTCGACGGGAACGGGCCGGTCGATATGATGGCCGCCGCGGTCAGCGTCGAGGTCATCCAGTCGTTTACCCTGATCCACGACGACATCATGGACGACGACGACCTCCGCCGCGGGGTGCCAGCCGTCCACAAGGAGTACGACCTCGAGACGGCGATCCTCGCCGGCGACACGCTCTACTCGAAGGCCTTCGAGATCATGCTCGAGACGGGCGCGAAGTCGGATCGAGTCGTCGACGCGCTCGACGTCTTGGCGACGACCTGTACGGACATCTGCGAGGGGCAGTCGCTGGATGTCACCTTCGAGGAGCGGACCGACGTCTCCCCCGACGAGTACCTCGAGATGGTCGAACAGAAGACGGCCGTGTTGTACGCCGCGTCGGCGTGTCTCCCCGCGATTTTGCTCGGGGCCGACGACGAGACCATCGAGGAACTCTACGGCTACGGACTCGACATCGGCCGCGCGTTCCAGATCCGGGACGACGTCCTCGATCTGACCGTCCCGAGCGACCAACTGGGCAAACAGCGCGGCAGCGATCTAGTGGAGAACAAACAGACCCTCATCACGGTCCACGCCCGGGAGCAGGGCGTCGACGTCGAGAACCTGGTCGATACCGACGACGTCGAGGCGGTCACGGAGGCCGAGATCGACGACGCCGTCTCCGAACTCGAGGCGTCGGGGTCGATCGCCTACGCCGACGAGACCGCGACGGATCTCGTCGAACGGGGCAAGCGCCGACTCGAGGTGCTGCCGGACAACGAGTCCCGCGAACTGCTCTGTGAGCTGGCGGATTACCTGATCGAACGCGGCTACTGA